From Quercus lobata isolate SW786 chromosome 1, ValleyOak3.0 Primary Assembly, whole genome shotgun sequence, one genomic window encodes:
- the LOC115950565 gene encoding aluminum-activated malate transporter 8-like, protein MNIAAPSIENAGPFTRACVWHKLLANKIVEVAEKIKKLGQDDPRRIVHSLKVGLALTLVSLFYYIQPLYDRIGENLIWAVMTVVLVFEFSVGATLGKGLNRMLATFSSGALGFGVHYLATLAGEKGEPIVLGFFVVIIAATVTFVRFFPTMKTRYDYGLLIFILTFTLVSVSSYRKDKVLRMAHQRVTTIIMGSFITFVTCICICPVWIGEELQNLVANNIEKLGNFLQGFSGEYFKISEDGQPLCDKPFLQGYKSLLTSKNTEETMANLARWELWHYRFGFRHPWKQYVKIGTLTRQCAYKIDTLNNCLNSKIQTLNEFGSKIQDPSTKICSESGKALRELASTIKKMNQSTSVNAHIENLKTATENLKFMLDTYHLKDANLQDIIPSAEVALTLIAVVPCIVKIADAVHELASLAHFKTPATRVSPFGVTAYDDPMEALTHLKQTSSVVAYKGDFEILSNKLVGLSKSHKLSYFLSGLKDEFRLLVRMLVPKSLNEAFGLAKIQEEYLLSSRKGFRGGVIDNGKLSILGLPKFENNTDQKLKLPLQRLTSAQMEERRKLGLCYKCDEKWQMGHRCKEAKLFLLEGCDMEIEQKSRVQLVELEDDGVMLGHQEVV, encoded by the exons ATGAATATTGCTGCTCCAAGTATTGAAAATGCTGGACCTTTCACTCGTGCATGTGTATGGCACAAGTTATTGGCCAATAAGATAGTCGAAGTGGCAGAGAAGATTAAGAAATTGGGACAAGATGATCCAAGGAGAATTGTCCATTCGCTAAAAGTAGGACTGGCTCTAACATTGGTTTCCTTATTCTACTACATCCAACCACTCTATGATCGTATTGGTGAAAATTTAATATGGGCTGTCATGACAGTCGTTCTTGTCTTTGAGTTTTCTGTTG GAGCAACTCTGGGAAAAGGCTTAAACAGGATGCTAGCAACGTTTTCATCTGGTGCTCTAGGTTTTGGAGTTCATTACCTAGCAACTTTGGCTGGTGAGAAAGGAGAGCCCATTGTACTTGGATTCTTCGTCGTTATAATAG CTGCAACAGTAACATTTGTAAGATTCTTTCCCACAATGAAGACAAGGTATGATTATGGGCTCCTCATATTCATATTGACTTTCACCTTAGTATCTGTTTCGAGTTACCGAAAAGATAAGGTGCTACGCATGGCCCATCAAAGGGTAACCACAATCATCATGGGTAGCTTTATCACTTTTGTTACATGCATCTGTATATGTCCCGTTTGGATTGGAGAGGAACTTCAAAATTTGGTAGCTAACAACATTGAAAAGCTTGGGAATTTCTTACaag GATTTAGTGGTGAATACTTCAAAATATCAGAGGATGGACAACCCTTGTGTGATAAACCATTTCTTCAAGGATATAAAAGTCTTCTCACTTCAAAAAACACTGAAGAAACTATG gctAATCTAGCAAGATGGGAACTGTGGCACTATCGTTTTGGGTTCCGTCATCCTTGGAAACAATACGTTAAAATTGGAACCCTAACTAGGCAATGCGCTTACAAAATTGACACTCTTAACAACTGCCTTAACTCTAAGATTCAA ACGCTCAATGAGTTCGGAAGCAAAATTCAAGATCCAAGCACAAAAATCTGCTCAGAATCTGGAAAAGCTCTCAGGGAATTAGCATCAACAATCAAAAAAATGAACCAATCAACATCAGTTAATGCCCACATTGAAAACTTAAAAACCGCTACTGAAAACCTGAAATTCATGCTTGATACATACCATTTGAAAGATGCTAATCTCCAAGATATCATACCATCTGCAGAAGTTGCTTTAACTCTAATCGCTGTTGTACCATGCATCGTGAAGATTGCCGATGCAGTTCATGAATTAGCCTCCCTTGCACATTTCAAGACTCCGGCCACAAGAGTGTCACC ATTTGGAGTCACAGCTTATGATGACCCTATGGAGGCACTTACCCATCTTAAGCAAACTTCATCTGTGGTAGCTTATAAAGGTGATTTTGAAATTCTCTCTAACAAGCTTGTGGGGTTATCTAAGTCTCACAAACTTAGCTATTTTTTGAGTGGATTGAAGGATGAATTTAGACTACTTGTGAGAATGTTAGTACCTAAGTCCCTTAATGAAGCATTTGGGTTAGCTAAAATCCAGGAAGAGTATTTGCTAAGTAGTAGGAAAGGATTTAGGGGTGGTGTAATTGATAATGGGAAACTTTCAATTCTCGGATTGCCTAAGTTTGAGAATAACACTGATCAGAAACTCAAGCTTCCATTACAAAGGTTAACTAGTGCTCAAATGGAGGAAAGGAGGAAACTTGGACTTTGTTATAAATGTGATGAAAAATGGCAAATGGGGCATAGGTGTAAGGAAGCTAAGTTGTTTTTACTTGAAGGGTGTGATATGGAGATTGAACAAAAATCTAGGGTGCAATTGGTGGAGTTGGAAGATGATGGGGTGATGTTGGGACATCAAGAAGTTGTGTAG